A section of the Bacillus pumilus genome encodes:
- a CDS encoding flagellar hook-basal body protein: MLKGLYTATSAMIAQERRTEMLSNNIANANTPGYKADEGTMRAFPEMLLSRMESGRFQTSSGKGFSVPQQTPIGGINTGTYMQELIPQFTQGTLKTTDQTTDVALVENNVPINPETNQKSALFYAVNTPEGVRYTKSSSITLNAQNQLTINGRALLSVTGEPITVQSENFKVNADGTVSENGQNLGQIDVRVAMDTRNLAREGNDLYRTADNQPLPSAVNNGQMSYTLSQGVSELSNVDVTKSYTEMTTAYRAFETNQKVVQAYDKSLEKAVNEIGRVY, encoded by the coding sequence GTGTTAAAAGGACTATACACCGCAACATCTGCCATGATCGCTCAAGAGCGGCGGACAGAAATGCTTTCAAATAATATTGCAAATGCGAATACACCAGGATATAAAGCGGATGAGGGGACGATGAGGGCATTTCCAGAAATGCTGTTAAGCCGAATGGAATCAGGACGTTTCCAAACTTCCTCAGGCAAAGGTTTTAGTGTTCCGCAGCAAACGCCAATTGGCGGCATTAATACGGGGACATATATGCAGGAACTGATCCCTCAATTTACACAAGGAACGTTAAAAACAACAGATCAAACAACGGATGTCGCACTAGTCGAAAATAATGTGCCGATCAACCCAGAGACTAATCAGAAATCAGCGCTCTTTTATGCGGTCAATACACCAGAAGGCGTTCGTTATACGAAAAGCAGCTCGATTACATTGAACGCACAAAATCAGTTGACTATCAATGGGCGTGCTCTTCTTTCTGTGACAGGTGAGCCAATCACGGTTCAGAGTGAGAATTTCAAAGTGAACGCAGATGGAACTGTGAGTGAAAATGGACAAAACCTCGGGCAAATTGATGTACGTGTTGCGATGGATACAAGGAACTTGGCGAGAGAAGGAAATGATTTATACCGTACAGCTGATAACCAGCCCCTGCCAAGTGCAGTTAATAACGGTCAAATGTCCTATACGTTAAGTCAAGGTGTATCGGAGCTGTCGAACGTGGATGTGACGAAATCATATACAGAAATGACAACCGCCTATCGAGCATTTGAAACAAACCAAAAAGTGGTTCAGGCGTATGATAAAAGCTTGGAAAAAGCAGTGAATGAAATCGGCAGAGTGTACTAA
- a CDS encoding flagellar hook-basal body protein yields MLRTMINAAVSMNEVQKQLDIISNNIANSETTGYRAKNTRFSELIRQQFNQVDEKNAQVANSRLTPDGLRLGTGTMVNASINSLQGSIKETGRDLDVAFGAPSQYMQVNVGGNIRYTRDGSLYLQPGNNRNQVQLVTSEGHPILDENGNEIVLNANFRDISIDKNGRLTAISRDNQPNQQVNLGVVQVNNSSALVSEGDNLFSVDGTYQGALTALNGANRQAIQLQQGALETSNVDMSKELTDLMTTQRSYQMNSRTITMGDQMLGLVNTIR; encoded by the coding sequence ATGCTTAGAACGATGATCAATGCAGCTGTGTCAATGAACGAAGTACAAAAGCAGCTTGATATTATCAGTAATAATATCGCGAACAGTGAAACAACAGGGTACCGTGCGAAAAATACCCGTTTCTCAGAGCTGATCAGACAACAGTTCAACCAAGTGGATGAAAAAAATGCGCAGGTGGCAAACAGTCGTCTGACACCTGATGGGTTAAGGCTTGGGACGGGTACGATGGTCAATGCGTCCATTAACTCATTGCAAGGCTCGATTAAAGAAACAGGCCGTGATCTTGATGTTGCTTTTGGAGCGCCATCTCAGTATATGCAGGTCAATGTCGGCGGTAATATTCGTTATACAAGAGACGGTTCTCTTTACTTACAGCCAGGCAATAATCGTAATCAAGTGCAGCTTGTCACTAGCGAAGGGCATCCGATCCTTGATGAAAATGGAAATGAAATCGTCTTAAATGCGAATTTCCGTGATATTTCAATTGATAAAAATGGTCGTCTGACAGCCATTTCAAGAGATAATCAACCGAATCAGCAAGTGAATCTAGGCGTTGTACAAGTCAATAATTCTTCAGCACTTGTCTCTGAAGGAGATAATTTATTCTCAGTTGACGGTACTTATCAAGGCGCATTAACGGCACTAAATGGAGCAAACCGCCAAGCGATTCAGCTTCAGCAAGGTGCACTTGAAACGTCGAATGTGGATATGTCTAAAGAATTAACAGATCTCATGACAACACAGCGCTCCTATCAGATGAACTCAAGAACGATTACGATGGGTGATCAGATGCTTGGATTAGTGAATACAATTCGATAA
- a CDS encoding tetratricopeptide repeat protein has product MNFISDKSIKKLLHSWYTMLKHRHFSKAEEIKTTLLKHQRKISKKQELCLHYQLMLFRHQLWMNQTEDLEKMKHELMQHKEDMNEELAYYFYFFLGLYEALNSDQNDAIYYLEKAEERLSFLNDELEEAEFHFRTSGVYYNNRYSLLSIRHIQKAMDIFAKHGDDHSLYRCKIVLGLNYSDQKKYEEAEALFIEIIDYVKMIDDQELLGIVYYDAGFIQSRQNRHTKALEYFKKALRLPAYRKSVHSYVSCLYETVRSCYKENLTDEGMKYIQKGLKEAVASQFDILRIKFQILFLLYSQTSKADEQIARLVTCLERKEAWIDLEDLLADVSDFYKKKGDFERAAFFIMRG; this is encoded by the coding sequence ATGAATTTTATAAGTGATAAATCCATTAAAAAACTTCTCCATTCGTGGTATACAATGCTAAAGCATCGACATTTTTCGAAGGCTGAAGAAATCAAAACAACTCTATTAAAACATCAACGTAAAATATCAAAAAAACAGGAACTCTGTTTACATTATCAGCTGATGCTTTTTCGCCATCAGCTGTGGATGAATCAAACAGAAGACTTAGAAAAAATGAAACATGAATTGATGCAGCACAAAGAGGATATGAACGAAGAACTAGCCTATTACTTTTACTTCTTTCTCGGACTTTACGAAGCTTTAAACAGCGATCAAAATGATGCAATCTACTATCTCGAAAAGGCAGAAGAACGACTGTCATTCCTTAACGATGAGCTGGAGGAAGCAGAGTTCCATTTCCGTACAAGTGGTGTTTATTATAACAATCGCTATTCGCTGCTATCGATTCGTCATATTCAAAAAGCGATGGATATCTTTGCAAAGCATGGGGATGACCATAGCCTCTATCGTTGTAAAATTGTGCTCGGCCTTAATTATAGCGATCAAAAAAAATATGAAGAAGCCGAAGCTCTTTTTATCGAGATCATCGACTACGTGAAAATGATTGATGATCAAGAACTGCTCGGTATCGTTTATTATGATGCTGGTTTTATTCAGTCGAGACAAAATCGACACACGAAAGCGCTGGAATACTTTAAAAAAGCACTTCGTCTCCCAGCATACCGGAAGTCCGTACACTCCTATGTATCGTGCCTCTATGAAACTGTGCGTTCCTGTTATAAAGAAAATTTAACCGATGAAGGAATGAAGTATATTCAAAAAGGATTAAAAGAGGCCGTTGCTTCTCAATTTGATATATTAAGAATCAAGTTTCAAATCTTATTTCTTCTCTACAGCCAAACGTCAAAGGCAGATGAGCAGATCGCAAGGCTTGTTACATGCCTTGAACGAAAAGAAGCGTGGATTGATCTTGAGGATTTGCTTGCCGATGTCTCAGATTTTTACAAAAAAAAGGGCGACTTTGAGCGAGCCGCCTTTTTTATCATGAGAGGCTGA
- the fabZ gene encoding 3-hydroxyacyl-ACP dehydratase FabZ — translation MLDAQQIQDIIPHRYPFLLVDRILEVEGEKRAVGIKNVTVNEEFFNGHFPGYPVMPGVLIVEALAQVFGVIMLGKEENKGKIGLFAGIDGCRFKRQVKPGDQLRLEVEVTRLRGPVAKGKAVATVDGEVACEAELTFSIGPKVS, via the coding sequence ATGCTTGATGCTCAGCAAATTCAAGACATTATTCCACACCGTTATCCATTCTTATTGGTCGACCGTATTTTAGAGGTTGAGGGAGAGAAGAGAGCGGTTGGGATTAAAAATGTCACAGTGAACGAAGAATTTTTTAATGGTCATTTCCCAGGATACCCAGTCATGCCGGGTGTGCTTATTGTAGAAGCACTTGCGCAGGTGTTTGGGGTCATTATGTTAGGAAAAGAAGAAAACAAAGGGAAAATTGGTTTATTTGCAGGAATTGACGGCTGCCGTTTCAAAAGACAAGTGAAGCCTGGCGATCAGCTTCGTTTAGAGGTAGAAGTGACGCGTCTTAGAGGTCCAGTCGCAAAAGGAAAAGCAGTAGCCACAGTAGATGGCGAAGTGGCATGCGAAGCAGAACTCACATTTTCTATCGGTCCTAAAGTATCATGA
- the mscL gene encoding large conductance mechanosensitive channel protein MscL: MLKEFREFAVKGNVIDLAVGVIIGGAFGKIVTSLVNDLIMPLVGIIIGGHDFSGLSIKIGSAQILYGSFIQTVIDFLIISFSIFIFIRYLNKLKRKKVEEEEVVETPDQTEVLLTEIRDLLKHQSQSKDVQ, encoded by the coding sequence ATGCTGAAAGAATTTAGAGAATTTGCAGTCAAGGGAAATGTCATTGACTTGGCTGTAGGTGTCATCATTGGGGGAGCATTTGGCAAAATTGTCACTTCTCTTGTGAATGATTTGATCATGCCGCTCGTTGGTATTATTATTGGCGGACATGATTTTAGCGGTCTATCTATTAAGATCGGATCTGCTCAAATTTTATATGGAAGCTTCATACAAACAGTGATTGATTTCTTGATTATTTCTTTTTCCATTTTTATCTTTATTCGTTATTTGAATAAATTAAAACGGAAAAAGGTAGAGGAAGAAGAGGTTGTAGAAACGCCGGATCAAACGGAAGTTTTACTAACAGAAATTAGAGATCTTTTGAAACATCAAAGCCAATCGAAAGATGTTCAATAG
- a CDS encoding YwpF-like family protein codes for MKTFRLIDLKIELDPKQDKMSSIPLRDGLIINKEDGENHWMIEALIPKKHRQVFEVLFQQHTEVKILVTITKKNNRPVHLSVQVKNIVALEENISVLLDGKMITNRYRTETEEVLKDLVKEGLSGEKLLDAFKQNT; via the coding sequence ATGAAAACCTTTAGGCTGATTGATTTAAAAATCGAACTTGATCCAAAGCAAGATAAAATGTCCAGCATTCCCCTTCGTGACGGTTTAATCATTAATAAAGAAGATGGAGAAAATCACTGGATGATCGAGGCACTCATCCCAAAGAAACATAGACAGGTGTTTGAGGTGCTCTTTCAGCAGCACACTGAAGTGAAGATTCTAGTAACGATCACGAAAAAAAACAACCGCCCTGTTCATCTATCTGTCCAAGTCAAAAACATTGTTGCTTTAGAAGAAAACATTTCTGTGCTGCTCGATGGTAAGATGATTACAAATCGCTACAGAACAGAAACCGAAGAAGTACTTAAAGACCTCGTCAAAGAGGGGCTTTCCGGAGAAAAACTACTAGATGCATTTAAACAAAACACATAA
- a CDS encoding Cof-type HAD-IIB family hydrolase, which translates to MQLIATDLDGTLLNSEHKVSRENEQALKEAAANGMEVVVSTGRAYFDVRSIFDELGMNTWVISANGAVIHDPTGQVYHSAALQEEKAKRILSWLEERGYYYEVFTNEAIFTPNRGRELLAIEMDRLKSANPETDLSVLKQAAEVQYSQSGFSYIDTYKELFREDRKLSFYNILGFSFFEDRLKAGWDQFGDDASVTMVSSADHNFEIGAKDASKGQALTRLAERLGIPLSQTAAVGDSLNDESMLRAAGVGVAMGNARQDIKEIADHVTLTNDEHGVAHMIRHLLK; encoded by the coding sequence ATTCAATTGATCGCAACGGATTTAGACGGAACGTTATTGAATAGTGAACACAAAGTGAGCCGGGAAAATGAGCAGGCATTAAAGGAAGCAGCGGCGAATGGAATGGAAGTTGTCGTTTCTACAGGAAGAGCGTATTTTGATGTGAGGTCTATTTTTGATGAGCTTGGGATGAATACATGGGTGATTAGTGCCAATGGAGCTGTGATTCATGATCCGACTGGGCAAGTATATCATTCAGCTGCTTTACAAGAAGAAAAGGCCAAACGCATATTATCATGGCTTGAAGAACGTGGTTATTACTATGAAGTTTTTACAAACGAGGCCATTTTCACACCGAATCGTGGTAGAGAGCTTCTGGCGATTGAAATGGACCGCTTAAAAAGTGCAAATCCAGAAACGGACCTGAGTGTTTTAAAACAAGCGGCAGAAGTTCAATACAGTCAGTCAGGTTTTTCTTATATTGATACATATAAAGAGTTGTTTCGTGAGGATCGGAAGCTTTCATTCTACAACATCTTAGGTTTCTCTTTCTTTGAAGACAGATTGAAGGCAGGGTGGGATCAGTTTGGTGATGATGCAAGTGTCACAATGGTCAGTTCAGCCGATCATAACTTTGAAATTGGTGCAAAGGACGCTTCTAAAGGCCAAGCATTAACAAGGTTGGCAGAACGTCTTGGTATTCCTTTAAGCCAGACAGCGGCTGTAGGAGATAGTTTAAATGACGAATCGATGCTTCGAGCAGCTGGTGTTGGGGTTGCGATGGGCAATGCGAGACAGGATATAAAAGAAATCGCTGATCATGTCACGTTAACAAATGATGAACATGGTGTGGCGCATATGATTCGACACCTTTTGAAATAG
- a CDS encoding PAS domain-containing protein, with protein MALESYKSENLHLIKEALDYTQVGLTVTDPSLPDNPLIYVNKGFLDMTGYQEPEVLGKNCRFLQGNETEQIALQQIRTAIENKEAVTVQLKNYKKSGQMFWNELSVAPLWIDENEGKRLYFVGLQKDVTKEKEQQELLEQSIDEVLNISVPIVPVKDGISVLPIIGTLTAPRFDKIISTVSTYISQSKDDYFIVDLSGLLEVDSFVADAIFKLNDLILMTGTELIVTGIKPNLAMKMGEMREDFRELNTYMNVKSALKKLHI; from the coding sequence ATGGCGCTGGAATCTTATAAGTCCGAAAATCTGCATTTAATCAAGGAAGCCTTAGACTATACTCAGGTTGGCCTGACGGTGACGGACCCGTCTTTACCTGATAATCCTTTAATATATGTGAACAAGGGCTTTTTAGATATGACAGGCTATCAAGAACCCGAAGTATTGGGGAAGAATTGTCGTTTCCTTCAAGGAAATGAAACAGAGCAAATTGCTCTCCAACAAATTAGAACAGCTATTGAGAACAAAGAGGCTGTCACTGTTCAGCTGAAAAATTATAAAAAATCTGGACAGATGTTTTGGAATGAGTTAAGTGTAGCTCCTCTTTGGATTGACGAAAATGAAGGGAAACGTCTTTATTTCGTAGGTCTGCAAAAGGATGTCACGAAAGAGAAGGAACAGCAGGAGCTTCTTGAGCAATCAATTGATGAAGTGCTGAACATTTCTGTTCCAATTGTTCCTGTGAAAGATGGCATTTCTGTGTTACCGATCATTGGTACGTTAACAGCGCCAAGATTTGATAAGATTATCTCTACAGTCTCCACCTATATCTCTCAATCTAAGGACGATTATTTTATTGTCGATCTGTCAGGTTTATTAGAAGTCGATTCATTTGTAGCAGATGCGATTTTTAAGCTGAACGATTTGATTTTAATGACAGGTACGGAACTCATCGTGACAGGGATTAAACCGAATCTAGCGATGAAAATGGGAGAAATGAGAGAAGATTTCCGTGAATTGAATACGTATATGAACGTGAAATCTGCATTGAAAAAACTGCACATTTAA
- a CDS encoding DEAD/DEAH box helicase, with protein sequence MTRHKQIVIHAEQTEDFSFTISAQAEDGHPVPLNEMKRQLFQWHESSFYGTFLEDVSFIGTPAFLLSPWMTVELLGKNSFNTFSHVTLTKETEPLMKTASTIYEFIEDEDFIPDYEAWTKGVLRFKDKEGLLDGYTAEWFSFAVQDYIQYDDALQHKWNRMTEQSPALSSFQGHFLDEQDFLETIGWIDDDTPFTVGLRLNEPDFDGDDWKIELFLRDKKNSDLHFFEGIRSLKRSWHPYQDKISRELERFGQIVPWLSFTSGTTLMSEDEAWLFLSEASETLVNMGIEILLPSWWQIVKESTMMLKARISSTPRGESHVGMDALMDFNWRFATNGIELTEDEFNELVQSKRRLVNIRGQWIKIDPTFIQQMKKWMERAENEGLHMSDILSRELADQEASSESIPELLDSSAFAHIQFELSSQLRGLVHQLNDTHELPSYEMSDSFKGTLRPYQQHGVNWLLFLRSHGFGACLADDMGLGKTIQMIAYFTYLKEQESNAAPSLIIAPTSVLGNWQRELETFAPHLNVALHYGPSRPQGEHFTKAYESTDIVLTSYGLSHSDRDELTSAKWDTICLDEAQNIKNAHTKQSRAIRQLKGQHHIALSGTPMENRLTELWSIFDFVNKGYLGSLTSFHKKFVLPIEKDREEKRIEQLQQLIKPFLLRRTKQDEEVALNLPEKLEEKEFIPLSAEQASLYEQLVKDTFEHMASLTGMQRKAIILSMLGRLKQICDHPALYLKESGTDVKLLKRSLKMDKLAELLKAIHEQGESCLIFTQYIGMGNMIKQLAEKMFGEPVQFLNGSLSKQERDKMVDRFQKKEFNILILSLKAGGTGLNLTAANHVIHYDRWWNPAVENQATDRAYRIGQKRFVHVHKMITTGTIEEKIDQMLETKQTLNDQIIQSESWITELSTNELEDLFTLSAAAQSS encoded by the coding sequence ATGACACGCCATAAACAAATTGTCATTCATGCAGAACAAACAGAAGATTTCTCTTTCACCATTTCAGCGCAAGCAGAGGACGGACACCCTGTTCCGCTTAATGAAATGAAGAGGCAGCTTTTCCAATGGCACGAATCGTCTTTTTACGGAACATTTTTAGAAGATGTGAGCTTTATTGGCACACCTGCCTTCCTGCTAAGCCCTTGGATGACCGTTGAACTACTAGGAAAAAATTCATTTAATACCTTTAGTCATGTGACACTAACCAAGGAAACGGAACCACTGATGAAGACAGCCTCCACCATTTATGAATTCATTGAGGATGAAGATTTTATTCCGGATTACGAGGCGTGGACAAAAGGTGTACTACGTTTTAAAGACAAAGAAGGACTATTAGATGGCTATACGGCTGAATGGTTCTCCTTTGCTGTACAGGATTACATTCAATATGATGATGCATTACAGCACAAATGGAACCGCATGACAGAACAATCGCCTGCGCTCTCATCCTTCCAAGGACATTTTTTAGATGAGCAGGATTTCTTGGAAACGATTGGCTGGATTGATGACGACACACCTTTCACTGTCGGCTTGCGTTTAAATGAACCTGATTTCGACGGAGACGATTGGAAGATCGAATTGTTTCTGCGTGATAAGAAAAACAGTGATCTTCACTTTTTTGAAGGCATCCGTTCATTAAAAAGATCTTGGCATCCGTATCAAGATAAAATCTCCAGAGAGCTGGAGCGATTCGGTCAAATTGTGCCTTGGCTCTCTTTCACATCTGGCACCACACTCATGTCAGAAGACGAAGCTTGGCTTTTCCTATCAGAAGCAAGTGAAACCCTTGTGAATATGGGAATTGAGATTCTACTCCCATCGTGGTGGCAAATTGTCAAAGAAAGCACCATGATGCTAAAAGCAAGGATTTCCTCTACCCCAAGAGGCGAGTCGCATGTCGGAATGGATGCGTTGATGGATTTTAATTGGCGCTTTGCTACAAACGGCATCGAGCTGACAGAAGATGAGTTCAACGAGCTTGTCCAAAGTAAACGACGTCTTGTCAATATTCGTGGACAATGGATCAAAATCGATCCAACCTTCATCCAGCAAATGAAAAAATGGATGGAGCGTGCCGAAAATGAAGGGCTGCACATGTCTGATATTTTGTCACGCGAACTGGCAGATCAAGAAGCATCTTCTGAATCGATTCCAGAGCTGCTAGACAGCTCAGCATTTGCACATATTCAATTTGAACTTTCGTCTCAATTAAGAGGACTTGTCCATCAGTTAAATGATACGCATGAGCTGCCTTCCTACGAAATGAGTGATTCCTTTAAAGGCACACTCAGGCCGTATCAGCAGCATGGTGTCAACTGGCTGTTATTCTTAAGGTCTCATGGATTTGGAGCTTGTTTAGCAGACGATATGGGGCTTGGGAAAACAATTCAAATGATTGCATATTTCACATATTTGAAGGAGCAGGAGTCAAATGCCGCTCCATCTCTCATCATTGCGCCGACCTCTGTTTTAGGAAACTGGCAACGAGAGCTTGAAACCTTCGCACCACATTTGAATGTTGCCTTGCATTACGGGCCATCGCGTCCTCAAGGGGAACACTTTACAAAGGCATACGAGTCAACAGATATTGTCCTGACGTCTTATGGACTCTCACATTCTGATCGTGATGAATTAACATCAGCAAAGTGGGATACGATTTGTTTAGACGAAGCTCAAAACATTAAGAATGCCCATACGAAACAATCGAGAGCGATCAGACAGCTCAAAGGACAGCATCACATTGCCCTTAGCGGGACACCTATGGAAAACCGTTTAACAGAGCTTTGGTCCATTTTTGACTTCGTCAACAAAGGGTATCTTGGCAGCTTGACAAGCTTTCATAAGAAATTCGTTCTGCCGATCGAAAAAGACCGTGAAGAAAAAAGAATTGAACAGCTGCAGCAGCTGATTAAACCTTTCCTATTAAGACGAACAAAGCAAGATGAAGAGGTCGCCCTGAACTTGCCTGAGAAACTCGAAGAAAAAGAATTCATTCCGCTCTCCGCCGAGCAGGCTTCTTTATATGAACAGCTCGTGAAAGATACATTCGAACACATGGCTTCGTTAACAGGAATGCAGCGGAAAGCCATTATTTTAAGTATGCTAGGCAGACTCAAACAGATTTGTGATCACCCAGCACTCTATTTAAAAGAGAGTGGAACCGATGTGAAACTGCTGAAACGTTCATTAAAAATGGATAAACTCGCAGAGCTGTTAAAAGCAATACATGAGCAAGGCGAAAGCTGCCTCATCTTTACGCAGTATATTGGAATGGGGAACATGATCAAGCAGCTGGCGGAAAAGATGTTTGGCGAACCCGTTCAATTTTTAAATGGCAGTCTGTCCAAACAGGAGCGAGATAAAATGGTGGACCGCTTCCAGAAGAAAGAATTTAACATCTTAATTCTCTCTTTAAAAGCAGGAGGAACTGGACTTAACCTAACCGCCGCAAACCATGTCATTCACTACGACAGATGGTGGAATCCCGCTGTGGAAAACCAAGCGACCGACCGAGCTTATCGGATCGGACAAAAACGATTCGTTCACGTTCATAAGATGATCACAACAGGCACGATCGAGGAAAAAATCGATCAGATGCTCGAAACAAAACAAACGTTAAATGATCAAATTATCCAAAGTGAAAGCTGGATTACAGAGCTATCAACAAACGAACTAGAGGATTTATTCACATTAAGTGCCGCCGCTCAATCATCTTAA
- a CDS encoding SWIM zinc finger family protein — translation MLQHNINEEELKQTAEQIKELLPATDENKQLIKKALITYRQDSVYRLKQESDTEWSAYVHDVVAARVHFHVLFPVRSSCSCPADGLCKHILAVFFSLYAQVESVTGFTENWSEKDELQRSKELIRQHFQVKRPDEQSLQSWLNFFQEEFNLWLKRTPKHQQTPQHLYYGYLSILKKHAPHSPEFKSLYAIHTSIDVWLRIYELIDLGQLDAEKDYYSMNPYVEQLMNTIFDSVDHLKTYALSFSLDPFLENTPTAVRTLLQINGPFQHERVAVFMEIWGTILNRGKWVKKETELLKNAQQQEKTVERTIGLMHMDYLLKEDDHLFQQLKMLNADMLPNVLNWLKDLTNRKDWKRLKLWYEEITYILEEYCQLDLSYRELRGAVSDFFYYLDAYFKQTKDHHLYERYLQICMPYAFTEYSQLLYAQQRYAEWIEIHSLVGFSISELEKDLIKQIAKEEPEALIPSYHREISQLLDQKNRSAYRESVKMLKKLRTLYHKTKKTTIWERYVKQLQDSTKRLRAFQEEMKKGKLIDDTP, via the coding sequence ATGCTTCAGCACAACATCAACGAAGAAGAACTCAAGCAAACAGCAGAACAAATCAAAGAACTTCTTCCTGCAACAGATGAAAACAAACAACTCATCAAAAAAGCATTGATTACTTATAGACAGGACAGTGTATATCGTCTCAAGCAAGAATCTGATACGGAATGGTCAGCTTATGTACATGATGTCGTGGCAGCCAGAGTCCACTTTCATGTATTGTTTCCTGTGAGAAGCAGCTGCTCATGTCCAGCAGATGGACTTTGTAAACACATTCTCGCTGTCTTCTTTTCGCTATACGCTCAAGTAGAGAGTGTGACCGGATTTACAGAAAATTGGTCAGAAAAGGATGAATTACAACGCAGCAAAGAATTAATTCGCCAGCACTTCCAAGTGAAGCGCCCAGACGAACAATCACTTCAAAGCTGGTTGAATTTTTTCCAAGAGGAATTTAACCTCTGGCTGAAACGGACACCAAAGCACCAGCAAACACCGCAGCATTTGTATTACGGCTATTTATCGATCCTAAAAAAACACGCACCTCATTCACCTGAATTCAAGAGTTTGTATGCGATTCATACGTCAATCGATGTGTGGTTAAGGATTTATGAATTAATCGATCTTGGCCAGCTTGATGCCGAGAAGGACTATTATTCCATGAATCCATATGTCGAACAGCTCATGAACACCATTTTTGATTCAGTGGATCACTTGAAGACATACGCCCTTTCCTTTTCCCTCGATCCGTTTCTTGAAAACACACCAACTGCCGTTCGGACACTTCTTCAAATAAACGGACCTTTTCAACATGAACGAGTAGCGGTCTTTATGGAGATTTGGGGCACCATATTAAATAGAGGGAAATGGGTAAAAAAAGAAACAGAATTACTAAAGAACGCTCAGCAGCAAGAAAAAACGGTAGAACGTACCATCGGATTGATGCACATGGATTATTTACTGAAAGAAGACGATCACCTCTTTCAGCAATTAAAAATGCTCAATGCAGATATGCTGCCAAATGTGCTCAATTGGCTGAAGGATCTGACAAACCGCAAGGACTGGAAGCGGCTCAAGCTCTGGTATGAAGAGATCACCTATATTTTAGAGGAATATTGTCAGCTCGACCTTTCCTACAGAGAACTACGTGGAGCCGTTAGTGATTTCTTCTACTATTTAGACGCATACTTTAAACAGACGAAGGATCATCATTTATATGAACGCTACCTCCAGATCTGCATGCCCTATGCGTTTACTGAATATAGTCAGCTCTTATATGCACAACAGCGTTATGCAGAATGGATTGAGATTCACAGCCTTGTTGGTTTCTCCATCAGTGAACTGGAGAAGGATCTGATCAAACAAATTGCAAAAGAGGAACCTGAGGCGCTCATTCCATCGTATCACCGTGAAATCTCACAGCTTCTCGATCAAAAAAATCGAAGTGCATACCGAGAATCTGTGAAAATGCTAAAAAAACTGCGCACGCTTTATCATAAAACGAAAAAAACTACGATTTGGGAAAGATATGTAAAGCAGCTACAAGATTCAACGAAACGGCTGCGTGCGTTCCAAGAGGAAATGAAGAAAGGAAAATTAATTGATGACACGCCATAA